From Lemur catta isolate mLemCat1 chromosome 19, mLemCat1.pri, whole genome shotgun sequence, a single genomic window includes:
- the FPR2 gene encoding N-formyl peptide receptor 2, translated as METNFSILLNRSEEELHESTGYTALQILPLVVLGITFVLGILGNGLVIWVAGFRMTRTVTTISYLNLALADFSFTATLPFLIVSMAMKEKWPFGWFLCKLVHIVVDVNLFGSVFLIALIALDRCICVLHPVWAQNHRTVSLAKKVILGPWILALLLTFPVFIFLTTVTTVNGDTYCTFNFASWGNTIEEKLKVAITMLTVRGIIRFIVGFSMPMSIVAVCYGLIAAKIHKKGMIKSSRPMRVLTAVVASFFICWFPFQLVALLSTVWLKEMLLLGQYKILDVLVNPTSSLAFFNSCLNPMLYVFMGQDFRERLIHSLPASLERALTEDSAPTSDTATNSASPPAEAELQAM; from the coding sequence ATGGAAACCAACTTCTCCATCCTTCTGAATAGATCTGAAGAGGAGCTCCACGAGTCTACCGGCTACACTGCTCTGCAGATCCTCCCGTTGGTGGTACTGGGGATCACCTTTGTCCTTGGCATCCTGGGCAATGGGCTTGTGATCTGGGTGGCTGGATTCCGGATGACACGCACAGTCACCACTATCTCTTACCTGAACCTGGCCCTGGCCGACTTCTCTTTCACCGCCACCCTACCATTCCTCATAGTCTCCATGgccatgaaagaaaaatggcCCTTTGGCTGGTTCCTATGTAAGTTAGTTCACATTGTGGTGGACGTCAACCTGTTTGGAAGTGTCTTCCTGATTGCGCTCATCGCTCTGGACCGTTGCATTTGTGTCCTGCATCCAGTCTGGGCCCAGAACCACCGCACCGTCAGTCTGGCCAAGAAGGTGATCCTCGGACCCTGGATTCTTGCTCTGCTCCTCACCTTTCCAGTTTTCATCTTCTTGACCACAGTAACTACAGTGAATGGGGACACATACTGTACTTTCAACTTTGCATCCTGGGGTAACACCATTGAAGAGAAGTTGAAGGTGGCCATAACCATGCTGACGGTCAGAGGGATCATCCGGTTCATTGTTGGCTTTAGCATGCCGATGTCCATTGTTGCCGTCTGCTATGGGCTCATTGCTGCCAAGATCCACAAAAAAGGCATGATTAAATCCAGTCGTCCGATGCGGGTCCTCACTGCTGTTGTGGCTTCTTTCTTCATCTGTTGGTTCCCCTTTCAACTGGTTGCTCTTCTAAGCACAGTCTGGCTCAAAGAGATGTTGTTGCTTGGCCAGTATAAAATCCTTGATGTGCTGGTTAACCCAACGAGCTCCCTGGCCTTTTTCAACAGCTGCCTCAACCCGATGCTCTACGTCTTCATGGGCCAGGACTTCCGAGAGAGACTGATCCACTCTCTGCCCGCCAGTCTGGAGAGAGCCCTCACCGAGGACTCAGCTCCAACCAGCGACACAGCTACCAATTCTGCTTCACCTCCTGCAGAGGCCGAGTTACAGGCAATGTGA